A window from Gopherus flavomarginatus isolate rGopFla2 chromosome 4, rGopFla2.mat.asm, whole genome shotgun sequence encodes these proteins:
- the MEA1 gene encoding male-enhanced antigen 1, with protein MATELVAARTMGPERICPNEHEELGPQEVPEGAVDPPGDWSSEEPEEEEEEGGSSGNGYFYQPLSQDPELGSWDQGSLAAEGTQGPAETAPGIQERLQMLRLHLPDPPVDSEEEEEDDNGAAAQSSRSSIPMDPAHVELVKRTMAGVKLPTLGIPAWASEISDDQWTAMVQRTLQARQSLSTSRPEWK; from the exons ATGGCCACGGAGCTGGTGGCTGCACGGACAATGGGCCCCGAGCGGATCTGTCCCAATGAGCACGAGGAGCTGGGACCGCAGGAGGTGCCTGAGGGAGCCGTGGACCCCCCTGGAGACTGGAGCAGCGAGgagcctgaggaggaggaggaggaggggggcagcagtGGCAATGGCTACTTCTACCAGCCCCTGAGCCAGGATCCAGAGCTGGGGTCGTGGGACCAGGGTTCGCTGGCAGCTGAGGGGACACAGGGCCCTGCAGAGACAGCCCCTGGCATCCAGGAGCGATTGCAG ATGCTGAGGCTGCACCTGCCGGACCCCCCTGTGGatagcgaggaggaggaggaggatgacaaCGGAGCTGCAGCTCAGAGCAGCCGAAGTTCCATCCCTATGGATCCAG CACACGTGGAGTTGGTGAAAAGGACGATGGCTGGCGTGAAGCTCCCTACCCTGGGAATCCCTGCGTGGGCCAGCGAGATCTCGGATGATCAGTGGACGGCTATGGTGCAGCGAACGCTGCAGGCCAGGCAGAGTCTCAGCACCTCTAGGCCGGAATGGAAATGA